A stretch of Pseudoalteromonas sp. A25 DNA encodes these proteins:
- the hemH gene encoding ferrochelatase, protein MSRFSAITDNPHDGRFNQKTGILVTNLGSPDAPTPKALRTYLAEFLSDPRIVEIPRLVWLMILHGIILRVRPKKSAKAYQSIWTEHGSPLIHISQQQTDKLAALIKQHGFSNTEVVMAMRYGNPSIEAGLEALRDKGLTRIIVLPLYPQYSSPTTGSTFDAVANVLKKWRWVPELHFINGYHKNSLYIESLANSIAEDLKANGTPQKLVFSYHGMPKQFLDNGDPYHCLCQQTTRLVVEKLGLDKSLVETTFQSRFGKAEWLKPYTDATLESYPQQGIKDVAIVSPAFSADCLETLEELEEENREIFEHAGGEKYRYIAALNDRDDHIEALYDVIKPLL, encoded by the coding sequence GTGTCACGTTTTTCAGCAATAACTGATAACCCTCATGATGGGCGTTTTAATCAAAAAACAGGTATTTTAGTTACTAACCTAGGTAGCCCTGATGCCCCTACACCAAAGGCTTTAAGAACCTATTTAGCTGAATTTTTATCAGATCCAAGGATTGTTGAGATCCCAAGATTGGTTTGGTTAATGATCCTACATGGCATTATCTTGCGCGTAAGGCCCAAAAAATCAGCCAAAGCTTACCAAAGCATTTGGACAGAGCACGGCTCTCCGCTGATCCATATTTCACAGCAGCAAACAGATAAATTGGCTGCTTTAATTAAACAACACGGTTTTAGCAATACCGAAGTCGTCATGGCGATGCGCTATGGTAACCCGTCAATTGAAGCTGGGCTTGAAGCACTGCGCGACAAAGGCCTAACACGTATCATTGTATTACCGCTATATCCACAATACTCAAGTCCAACAACAGGCTCTACCTTTGATGCAGTGGCTAATGTTTTAAAAAAATGGCGTTGGGTACCTGAGCTGCACTTTATTAATGGCTACCACAAAAATTCGCTGTATATAGAGTCACTCGCCAACTCAATAGCCGAAGATTTGAAAGCCAACGGCACGCCTCAAAAGCTGGTTTTTTCTTACCATGGTATGCCAAAACAGTTTTTAGACAATGGCGACCCATACCATTGCTTGTGCCAGCAAACCACTCGCTTAGTGGTTGAAAAGCTCGGCCTTGATAAATCTTTGGTTGAAACAACTTTCCAAAGCCGTTTTGGCAAAGCTGAATGGTTAAAGCCATATACCGATGCAACGCTAGAGAGTTATCCGCAACAAGGGATAAAAGATGTTGCAATTGTAAGCCCTGCTTTTAGCGCCGACTGTTTAGAAACACTTGAAGAGCTTGAAGAAGAAAACCGCGAGATTTTTGAACACGCTGGTGGTGAAAAATATCGTTATATTGCCGCGCTGAACGACAGAGATGATCATATCGAAGCGCTATATGACGTGATAAAACCGCTGCTGTAA